The genomic DNA ggccatattggattttgccaatttgcggaaaatgctcaaggttacacgagtggcatcattcagattcgtaatcagcaccctcgaattgacaagaaaccatcaaaaaatattgtatatataaaaaaacaaggttatgcctcttctatcctggactaatatCGATCTTTTCCGGGGTTCGAGTCGAGCCGCCGTGGCCtgataaaacattttgaaaatccggggttcgatcccgggcCACGGTACCTACACCATGTGACCAACGTATTTAATCGATTGTGTTCTTttatcttacatgtatatcaaaataaaataatgaaaatgctatGAGCATTCTTGcttttttttgtgatatatgcATTCTTGATTTTAACAAGGCGTCATGCATTATTGAAAAACTGAAAAAGgggtcatacatgtatcttgcatcataatgaaaatgcggattttccaaaagggaggGGGCAATTTACCGACGAAAATTTGTCGAGCACATCGAAGCTCATTTCGTTTGCGGATaattagacaagcaaaaaatgtcACTTTCAAGGGGGACATACTTTGTTAAATCGCTATTTCTCAAATTACAAAGTTTGATTATGGTttaaagggaggggggggggcaccggcggATCAGCCATTATGCATGAATTAAGTGTAAGAGTCATGCTCAGTGCTGACTCGCATCTAATATGTGTAACGCACAAGCTTATCGATTTACACCGTACAGATGTATTGACACTATTGACCCTGTTGAAATGTAATCAATTCTCATATTGTTCCTAATGTTGCCTTTAAGTATTACAAATTGATTGCAGTGCAAATTTATGGCAAttcaaaaaaaatcttgcttGCATTTACCCTCCATGCCTGTGACCCATATATTTGTTAGGGAggtaaaaataacatttatgtgaagagaaagaggtattttacacACAATTATGCTTTTCCCTTATTATTTTTCGAAGATTTTCCCCTCAACGACAATACGctcattttgtattaattttacaCTTCTCGTTTTCCCCTTATTTTTGAAGTTCAGTTCATCTCATTTAAAGGTCatgtccatcccagaaaaatgatgatttgaataaatagaggaaaaaaaacaaacataacagtgaaaaattcatcaatatcggacgtgaaataaaaatattgtgacTTTTGAAGTTTCGcctattttttcacaaaacagtaatatacacaactcaatgacatgcaaatggGTCAGTCGATGTTGTCCATCAccaactctttttttttgtttgaattatacaatatttcattttttacatattcgacaataagaaccaacttgactgaaccatatagtattaaacaatgctaattccacatgtttagggaggaattgATTGTTGTTTCCCTTGACAACGAGGAGAAACTAAAagattcaatatttcatattataaaatacaaatgaattagtgagtgagtgatatcatcggtcccctcatttgcataacaaccatgatgtgcatataactgttttgtgaaattaagcgaaactttaaaatgtggtaactttcttattttacacccgaattcgatgaaattttcagtgttatgctagttggatttttctctttttatcgaaatcaactttttgattgggtggacttgtcctttaagaaactGTGTGTATAGATATATAACATACCTTGAAATACTCGACCTTGTGATTTTCACGCTGCATATAggattgaattgaaaagaaatctGATAGTCATTTGTTATAAATCTgcgtatttttttcttcatttgccctctttaaaggggaagttcaccctgacaaatagtttattgtaaaaatagcagaaaaaataattaaaaaatattgccgaaggtttgagaaaaaaatcattaaataattaaaaagttattagaatttcaattatttgatttgtgacgtcatatgcgagcacatggtaaaaatcaaataaatgtcattttctcagaaaattgaaaatggtttttactgtatcTTTTGTATATCTatagacaaataatttcacacccgatcatgagtagaaaacaaaattaagtcatcatgaAATTCacgcattttatattacataacacatggggcagctgctcgtctatgacgtcacaaatccaaaactttgaactttcTTACTTcttaacggattttcctgaTACAGGTAATATTTGAGAGATTGACATAAAAAGTACATTGTCTTGCACATGGAGATATATACGTAGGATAAATATGGATGTTTGAGCGGTAAGCAACATGATAAACATAAAGAGCAAAATAAACATACGGCAATAAGGGGCAAAGAAATCCTAATAATCAATCAAATATAGTCAAGTGATCAGGATACTAAGCATATACTGAACTGTATGGGGGTAAAAAGACGTAGCTATAAAACTATATAAAGTGGCTTGTTGGGGCGGGTGAGACTGCAAGAAATGAGTCGAAAAGGTATGTACAGGGTTCAATAATTGTCAAAGATATTTAtgcatatgtatgtatatattcaagatgtatatataattattacaCAGGATCAGATAATGATAAAAGAAGTGGTTACCTATCATTCCAGTGTCTGGGAGTGTGTCGGCTAGGTGTGCAGGTAAGAGGAAAAGTGAAGTGAAGTGCatgtgtgtgcgtgcgtgtgtgtgcgtgtgtaggGGGCATGTAATGGGTCAATGGATCTAATTATCAACATTGATTCCGTTTGGGGCGAGGGTACGTAGAGTGGTGATCCAATATGATTCTCGGTGCAAGATGATTTAACGGTATTTATTGTCTATGTGTTCTATGGCCATGATTGAAACATCGTTTATAGAGTGATCAGGGAGGTTAAAGTGGAGGACATAGGGGATGATTTTAGTGTTGTGATTGGTGGTTGGGTTGTAGATCACTCTATAAACGATGTTCcaacaaagtttatttccaCGTGTTCTCCAAAATTTCGACGTAAACCTCACGTCTCTGTCAGGGATACAAAGCTTTGTATCCCTGACGAGGACCAGTGACGTAACAGGCGGGGAagggggcaagctgccccccTAGCGGATTTCACCGGGGAAAAGAgcgggaaaaggagaaaagggagggagaaagaaatggaaagggaaggaaagcgggaaaaggaaggaaagcgggaaaagGAACGAAAGAGAACAtctgagaaagaacaaatcatttcaaaataagcCTATGTAATGCAATAGCATGATgagaaataaattaagaaatGACAAAGAGGCAAACAATAGCGGAAAACGAAGATAGAATGagtcaaaagctaaattggaaaacaaagaaaagggacaactaaaaaaaaaacacgcttaataacacgaccgggttgccgaggattgaaaataaactaCCGGCCCCAGACCCCACGCAGTAGGGATTCTTCATCTATAACCTTAAAATTGGTCTATAACGCCCCCCCCCTGTAgggacccttcctacattaagctttacATTCACtcactggcgtacaggcgcGGGGGGGGGGATCTTGGTTCCACACacaagaggaaataaaagaaattataggaGACAacgtatgataataataataatataggatatttatattgcgcacatatcaaccttgttaggtgctcaaggcgctcctatattacccggctaagctaggcgttcatagcgcacacagtttctcaaggaattacttcctaccggtacccatttagtgcagcacattgtggatcagtttcttgctgaaggaaattacgccatgggattcgaacccacgaccctctgtttcaaagtccgaagactaatccactgggccacaatgctccacgaATGAAATGACTGGAAAGAAGTAACTGCGTTATttgctgaataaaataaaaaatctgtcaaataattagaatttgatttcaataggcaatttttttccagctTGCTTTGCTCATCGGCAATATTTGTTATAACTTTTCCACATTGCAATGTTTtaccccctcaaaatttttaattcattacgCAAGTGGGTTATATAAATGTGTTGTGAAAAAGCTATATTCTGCATACACCTGCGATTTGATTAAGAATAGCGGAAATCTGCAAGGTGTAAATGGCTTTGATATTAAAAAGTTCCGGGGCTCCGCCGGGGACCCCAACCGCATAGCACTTCCTGTATATGTATGTGGAAGGATTGGGCCATGGCCCAAAAAGTTCTACAATCaagaaccccccccaaaaaaaaaaagaggaaagaaaagcaaaggaaaggTGTAGggtatgattttatttactgaatataatgtcgaaaaaacaatatctcaaagttagattctaatgaaaaggtgattttgatTCTCGCTCTCTTCGTTCGCTCGGGAGTTACATTAAGcagctttttagcacatgcgcccCTCTTTTTTTGGTACTCTTCACGATACCGCCGCAAAGAATCCTCTTGACAGACCACAAAAACAGAACGGAAaaagagaagagtgaaatacaTTGTTCTttggatatcatgtcaaaatctatcacaaaattggatttctgtattaaaaattgtcaaaaattttgctcgacCGCTtcgctcgcatttttttaaacagataaaTTGTGCCCGATACGCAATATCTGGCCCTCTCAAAATCGTCGCCTCATTACACCATTACAcctgttcataccatgatatgaccgggaaacTTTTTGTTCTTGCACAccggccaccgacccctgttcaCGTCCGCTGACGAGGACGTGAGGTTTGCGTCAaaaattttgagataacctggaaACTAAATTTGTTGGAACTGCAATACATTACATCTTTGTCTCTTTTATCTCATTGTCAACTAtcatttaaaaagataaattacCCCCAAAATGAATGATCTATTGAGACACATGAAATATTAGAAAACACAAATAATTCTATATctgaaaattgataatttattttcGTATGGAGGACAAGTAATAAAAATGGCGCATTTGGACAATATCTGACCAGCCACCCAACGAAGCAACAATAAGTCGCCAGGGAAGGTTTTCTCTCAATAGCCAAAACAGTAATTAGTTCGCTCTTCAGGATGCAATTATTAAAATGATCAAAAAGTAAGCTGAAGAAATGATAAATTCCTCTTCTTTAGTTGAAGCTGTGAATGTAAGACAGGATCAAAGAGTTGCTTTGACAcagtttttttattacaggttGGAAGTGTCTACTCAGTGTGCAAAACTCATGCGTGTCACCTAAAAATTAAAACCTCGCTTATTTTAAGACCATGTTGGATTTCTTGTGCAAACTCGTTGGGATATTACTGATCAATCAACATAAgttatatatcttttttaaagCTTGTGAGGTGCATCTTCAAGCTCATTAAGAATCTTAGATTAATTTAGGACGACTCATTGGTTGTTTTGGGGTTGCTGGTCATATACAATTTCAGACGTCTCATCCGACCGGTatcctttgtttcttttttagtgATTCTAGATACTGAATGGCCGGTCGGATCATTTTAACGCACTCGATATTGTCCCTCATACTTTGGCGTAAAACATAACGGCTAACCAATGCAGAGACACTCATTTCAGCTTTGGTCCCATCCAGGCATTTTTCTGTTAGTGCTTTGTTCATTTTATCTAACGTCCTGACGTCTCTGTCCATTTTTTCCTGACCGTACGCCTTTATCTTCGTCCACAGGGTTTGGTTAAAGTGTTCATAGAGGAGGGCATCCCCGTGGTTCCACTTGTAAAGTTGGTCAAACGTCCTCTTGGACATTTTATCCACTTGTGATTTCGTTCGTGCATTGGCTGAGAAAAACGTCACATCGCTCAAATCCCAGCACATTAACTCCTTCAAGAGAACCAACGATTCTAAAAGATGCTCTGCAACGAGGACTAAATCGAAATCATTCTCCAAGGTAGCAATTTTATTCCGAATGGCGCCATCATTGTTCATCTGCAGTTTGGACATTCCTAGGTCATAAAGCGTTGGGTTAAGGGCACTATGTGATGGAGTAGTACTCTGTCTTGGAAAATAATTCAGTGGTTTGTCCGCAAATCCTTCAAGGTCCACCTTGAAGGTACCTTTGAATCCATAGTAGGCATACATACTTTCAAACTGGGTGGAGGGATGTCTGATGATGGTCACATACGCCGCGTTCTTGTACATGATCTCGGCCATTTCTACGGTGAAAGagggtaataataaaaaattaagcAATGCTTTGTTTATgttctaaaatgcatatttctatcattttttccGTCATTCTTTATTCAATGCTATGAGTCGAagttttaattttattattgaCGTCAGAAACTTCAGCAGCAGCAGGAGTTGTAGAAGCAGTTCAGAAAATATTCATGTAGGTACGATTTAAAATAGGAGCAACTAAGCACTAGTGGAGGTAAAATTAGCATGGCATTGTCaaagaaattggaaataaattaaaatgaattaatcacAGAGCAAGCACAAAGATTTTTTAAACGTTGTTTAAACGTTTTATGAACGTTTATTTAGTTATATGACgtcttaacattttttttgtttgctggAATAGCGGATTTGTTCAATCTTGGTAAGTGATCTGACGAAAAATCGCAAATAATTATATCGCTTGTCTAGGGTTCAGAACAAAGCTATTTTGATTACCCTGTactcgacaaagacttcttggttgttgaTGACGTGTTTTCTATGTTCTTAAATTTGTTCTTCGTCGCTGTTACAATATCTCCTTACCATGCTTACGGTATACTCACCGTGGCGATTA from Lytechinus variegatus isolate NC3 chromosome 8, Lvar_3.0, whole genome shotgun sequence includes the following:
- the LOC121420486 gene encoding galactosylceramide sulfotransferase-like; this encodes MKSVRRFAGLVTLGGIASMLLLLVLKSPTTFKPITEDNSGKIIIPSAHTFRITQGSLGHLANTTASQGHSGEDETGTSTAKITHSDSPSSTNTSNQHGIVDRFGKSKQFIGEDPHGGMTILDTPNPSLGRHGDNSSGPEMHDETNCIPRKNMMYLKTHKTGSSTLQNIIYRYGDAHGLTFALPKAGVYLGTPSLFKRTFPIPSPTGKYNMLANHARYNRHEMAEIMYKNAAYVTIIRHPSTQFESMYAYYGFKGTFKVDLEGFADKPLNYFPRQSTTPSHSALNPTLYDLGMSKLQMNNDGAIRNKIATLENDFDLVLVAEHLLESLVLLKELMCWDLSDVTFFSANARTKSQVDKMSKRTFDQLYKWNHGDALLYEHFNQTLWTKIKAYGQEKMDRDVRTLDKMNKALTEKCLDGTKAEMSVSALVSRYVLRQSMRDNIECVKMIRPAIQYLESLKKKQRIPVG